The window GCGACGCTCGCGCGCGCGGCCACGCTGAAGCTGAACGCGCCTTCGGGCCTCCCCGCCGACGCGGCCGACGACCCGCGCTACGTCCTCGCCGTCTTTGTCGACGCGCCCGACGACGGCCGCGGTGCGTTCGCGAACGCCGTCTCGCGCGTCACGCTCCGCCCGCGGCGGGCGCCGTGCCCGCGAAGCTCGTCGCGGCGCCCGAGGCCTCGGGCTCGCCGCTGCCGTTCCCCGGCGTCGCGGGGGAGGGCGTCTTCCTCTATCTCCACGCGAATGCGCCCGTCGGATTCGTGACCGGCCGCGTCACGTCGCCGAACGGCGCGGGCATCGCGGGCTCGCGCGTCACGGCGGCGGGCCTCGGCACGGCGAACCTCTCCGTGCCCGGCGGCGTCTACGCGGTGCCCGCGCCCGCGGGCGCGCCCACGCTGAACGCGCTTCACCCCACGCTCGGCGTCTCGGGCTCCGGGCAGGTGCCGTCGCTCGTGAAGGGCCAGGTCGCCACGCTCGACCTCGTCCTCACGCCGGTGCCGCCGACGATCCGCGCGCTGCAACCCCTGAACGGGGCGACGGACCAGCCCGTCGGCTCGACCGTGTCGATCGCGTTCAGCGCGGCGCTGGATCCCGCCAGCGTCACGGCGGCGACGCTCTCCGTCTCTCTCGCCGACGCGACGGGCGCGCCGACCGGCCTCGTCTTCAACGGAACGACCGTGCTCTCGCCCGACAGGACGACCGTCGTCTTCACGCCCGCGCGACCGCTCCCGCCCGGCAAGCGCATTGCGGCGCGCTTCACGGGCGGCGTCCGCGACGCGGCCGGCACGCTGTACGGCGGCGCGCTGCCCGTGGACTGGAGCTTCGGGACGTCCACGCAGTTCGTCACGGGCGGGGCCATTCATCCCGAGAAGATCCGGCTGCTCGTCCCTGTGAACGGCGTCGCCCAGATCCTCGGCGCCGACGGCGCGCTCCCGCTCGTCACGGGCGGAACGCCGCCGTGGTCCGTGTGGGCCGACGTCGAGGGCCCGGTCTGCCCGTCGAAGGTCACGCAGCCCGCGAACGCGAACGGCGGCTTCACGGTTAACGCCGGCTGCCCGCCCACCGTCAGCGTCACGATCTCGAGCAAGGTCTGGCTGCACGTCATCGACCCGACCGGCGCCGAAGCAGCGACGTTCAAGCTCGGCCCGTTCGCGACGCCCGACGGCAAGGGCTTCGTGGCGAACCCGGGCGAAGACGCCGTCTTCACGACTTCGGAGGGCGTCGAAGTCACAGCGCCCGCAGGCGCATTCGACGTGCCCACGCTCGTCAAGGTCACGAAGCAGCCGCTGGACTCGCTCAACGTCGCGCTGAACCCCGGCCTCGAGATGGGCGCCGTCCTCAACGTCGACTTCGACGGCACCGCGAAGGAGACGCTGCGCCTCCGGATCCCCGTGACGACGGCCTCGCCCGTCGGCGGCCTCGTCTTCGCGGGCACGCCCATCGATCTTCCGTGGGGAAGGAAGCTCAAGATCCTCGACGTCGGCCGCCTCGTGGACGACGGCAAGGGCGGCAAGCTCATCTCGACGCTCGAGGCGGATCAGCCGGAGGACCCGGCGCTGACGGCGGGCGCGACCCCGGGTTCGAGCGCGGCGGCCGGGCGAACGGCCCTCATCTCGCGGAAGCTCCTGCGAACGATTGCCGCCGAGATGACGGCTCGCGGCTCCGTCGCGTTCGTCTTCGGAACGACGCTGCCTCTCATGGGAGTCACGGGCGCGGTCGTCTCGGGGACGCTCTTCATTCTTTACAACGCGATTGCCGACTCCTTCGTCTTCCAGGCGCTCGCGAACGACTGGAGCGGGCGGTACGTGCTGCCGGCTTACCCGGGTCAGGCGCTCTCGGTGATCAAGCGTGACGTGGCGACGGGCTGGATCCTCGCGCGCCAGGACTACGCGAGTCCCGCGGGCTCGGGCGGCCTCACGAACCTCGGCACGCTCGACGCCGGTCCGGACACGCCGCCCATCCTCGTGGACGCGAGTCCGATCCGCGTCCTGCGCTTCACCGCGCCTCCCGTCGACGCCACCCGGGGGATCGACACGCTGCGCCTCGCGCTCGAAATGGAAGCGCGCGTCGGCTCCGACCGCACGGCGTCCCTCGCCGGCGTGCCGGGGTTCGCGTTCGCGGACGGGACCTCCGTCGACTTCCTCGACTTCACGCAGGCCGCCGCCAAGACGCCGAGCGGCACGGTCTCGGCTCGAGTATTCGTCTCGGGCGGCGCGTTCGCGACGGGGCCGATCGCCGCCCGGCCCGCCGACGACATGTTCGTGTACGTCTCGCCGGGCGAGCTCGACCCGGCCGGAGTCAGCGAGCTCACGCTCACGTTCTCGCGCCGAATCGACAACCCGACCGGCAACGCCGCTGACCTCGTCGCTCTCTGGGACTGCGGCGACGTGGCGCGAGTTCTCTCCGGCTCCGCCCCGTCCTGCCCGGGGGCGAGCGTGAAGGTCGCGGCCACCGCCGATCTTGCGCTGGCAGGCGCGCAGATCGTCGTCCACCTTCCGGGTCGCCTCGCCGAGGGCCGCCAGTACCGTCTGGATCTCGTGGGCGTGAAGTCCGCCCCGAAGGGCATCGCCTATCCGCTCGGCGCGCCTTCGTCGTTCTTCTTCGCGACGCGCCGCACCGGCGATCCGTTCGGCAAGATCGTCACGTCCGCGCTGGGCGACACGAACTCCGCCCGCGACCTTCTGAAGTTCGGCAACCTGCTGCTGGTCGGCTCGGCCACCGGGCGCCTCGTCGCCGTGGACGTGTCCGACCCGAAGAACCCGGCGACGTGGGCGTCCCTCGTGAACGTGGACGCGACCGGGGCCGCGACGAACGCGAAAGCCGATGCGCTGAGGGCGTTCGCGACGGACGGGCACGGCCGCCTCTTCTACAACGTCCAGTTCGGCTCGAGCTGGGCGGTCCGGACGGTGAGGATCGAGGACGTCCGCGAACGTAAGGCTCCGGCTCCCACGACGCCGCTCTTTACGGACCCCGGCTACTTCACGAGCGTCGACGGCGGCGTCCGCACGGCCTTCGCGGCAGGTGCGATCGGCACGCTGCTCGGCGGGGACTACCTTGCGCTCGTCGGAAGCCTGCCGGCGGGAACGCCGTCGTCGATGGAAGTCGTCGTGCGTGACGACGCCGAGCCATCCGCCGGCTCGTACGAGCTGCGCGAGCTCTACGAGCGCCCGGAGCAGCTGAACGCGCCCGACTCCTTCAAGGGTCTCCCGTCGGACCACGGCTTCTACGAATTCGACGTCAGGGTCTACACGATGGGCTACGGCTCGACGCCGGCCGACCACCGCGCGAACCGGGCTTCGGTGTGCGGCGAGCAGCCCTGGGACCGGTACCAGCGAGTCTCGGTCGACAACCTCTCGACGGGGCAGACGTGGTCGGCAGACGTCGAGAACCCCTGGCCGCCGGGCGGCACGGGCGACGGGACCCGCAGGATCCGCATCCGCGGCCGGCTTGGGGACCGGCTGCGCATCCGCTACAACGTCGTCGCGCTCGGCTACCTCTCGATCGTCGGCAGCGGCATCTCGGTCCTCGACCTGAACCGGATGTACCGCAACCCGGGGCCCGTCGCGGCGCAGGCGAACAAGAGCCAGTGCAACCGGCGCGTCGGGAAGTACGAAGGCGAGGACGTCGCGCTGTACGGCGTTTGCCCGGCGCCGAATAGCGCCGGCACGGCGCAGGGCGTGCCGACTCTGAATGGTCTCTCCAACACGCCCGCCCTCGTGGCTCTGCCCGGGCCCGTCAACGTAAACGTCTACTCGGTCCTCACGCACTTCGGTGTCGTCCACGAGAGCGCAAAGCTCACCACGCCGGGCGACCTCTCGATCCCCTCGAAGGTGCCGCTGCAGTTCTGGCAGACGCCCGACGGGGCAACGTGCCTCGGCGAGCGCGCGCCGGCCGGCCTCCGTCCGGCGTACCGCGCGATCGCCTACGCGCGCGACGCCGCGTGGACGGACCTCGGCATCCGCGTCGGGACGGGCGCGGCCTTCAACGGGCCGGCGCTCAAGCCCGTGAAGACGACCGGCGACCTGCTCTTCGTGTCGATGGGCGTTGCGGGCATCCTCTCGATCTCGCTCGGCCCTCTCGCGAACGGCGATCCGATCGGCCGGTACTGGGTCGAGGGGCACTCCGTCTACCGGCTCCAGGCGGACGTCGCGCGCGGCCTTCTCTTTGCGGGCGGCCAGGACAGGAACGGCAACTCGATCGTGGACGTGTGGGATCTCGCGCGTGCGAACGGCGGCCCCACTCCCGCCGGCGTCTTCCCGCCGGCCTCGGGGCAGGCCGTCGACCCGCGCCTGCTCGCGACGCTCTACGTGCCGTGGGACACGAACCACATCGGTCTCGACGAGACCGGCGCGGGCCTCGTCTACACGTGGGGCTACCGGAAGGCGCCGGACGGCAGCGGCGGCGTCGTGACCGAGGAAGGCGCGTTCGTGATGCCCTTCGACGCGCCGTCGATCACGTTCGCGGGCGTGTTCCGCAAGGACACCGCGGCGCCGGCGCCGGGAACGCTCGCTCCGAGCGTTCGCCAGCTCGTCACGAAGCTGGACCCGCTCGGCGTTCCGCTGCGCCTCTCCCCGTTCGATGAGAGGGACACGCCGGCGGACGAGACCTGCTCCGACCTCGACCGCGCGCTGGGCGCGAACTGCCGCACGGCGGCGTTCAAGGTGCGCGTCGCGCTGCCGGGCTCGGCGGCGGGTCGCGCGTTGGGCGCGACGCTCAACGCGAAGGTCCAGAGCCTTCGGGGGCTGCCCGACAAGCGCCTCCTCGCGCAGGAAGACCTCGGCGCCCTCGTCCCGCCGTGCGGCGGCACCGAGCCGTGCGACGGCGGCGCGCATGCGGCGGAATCCGGCTGGCCGGACCGCGACGTGTGGGTGACGCTGCGGCGGATCGGGAAGGGGTACTCGGGTGCGGACATCACGAGCCCCGACGGCCCGACGTCGAACCCCTACGACCTCTACGAATCGGACGAGACGGTAGTCCTCGTCGCGGACCCGCGCGCGCGGTTCGCCTACTGGAAGCCGTATCAGGCACTCGAGGTGAAGTCCGGCAACCCGCCGGACGAACGCCACCAATGCCGGCGCTGCGACCGCCCGCCCACGCTCCCGCAGGACGCGAGCGACACGAGCGTCGTCGAGCTCCTCGCCGGCGGCCCGTACGTCCGGGCGTTCCTCTCGCCGAAGCCGGGCTCGCCCGACGAGCTGGCGACGCGTGCCGCCATCCTGTACTTCAACGGCACGAACTACCCGCCGCCCTCGGGTTACGTCCGCGTGAGCGGCTTCGCCGACGAGGTCCCGTCTGTCACGCAGATCGCGCTCGCCGAGCCGGCGCAGAACCCCGCCGTCTGGACGGCGGAAGCGGGGGCCAGCGTCCGCCTCACGTCCGGAGAGGGCGTCGTCGAGACGCGCGACTTCTCGGCGGCGGCCCGGTCGCTCGGCTTCGCGCTGGACCGCACGTACCGGTCCGGCGTCGCCGGCTACGGCCCGCTCGGCGCCGCCGGCTGGAACGCTTCCCTCTTCGCGCACCTCAGGGAGACCGCTCTCATTCCGCCCGTCCCCGGCGGCAGCTCGTCGTACGTCGACTACCACGACGGCGCCGGTCAGGTATGGCGCTTCGTGGACCCGGGCAAGCCGGTCGATTCCTCGACAACCCCTCCGAGCGACTTCTGCCCGGCCGGCACCGCGCGCGACGGCGGGGAGACGTACTGCACGCCGAAGGGCCTCTACATGCGGCTCGACAAGGTGACGGATGGGACCTTCCGCCTCGTCGGCCGCAACAACGACACGCTGCGCTTCGACCCGGCCGGGCGCCTCACGATGATCTCGGACCGTCACGCGCAGGAAGAGCCCGACAAGAAGGGCAGCAGCGTCCGCCTCTACTACACGCCCGCGGGCGACCTCGTGCGCGTGCAGGACGAGATGGGGCGCGTCTACCGGCTGACGTACTTCGACTCCGCGGATCCTGCGAACGCCGGGCTCCTGAAGAAGATCGAAGACTTCTCCTCTCCCGCGCGGACGGTCACCTTCGAGTACGACCGGCGGCGGCTCTCGAAGGTCACGCTGCCGAAGGTCACGAAGATCCCGCCGGAGCTTGGCATCGTGCCCGGCGATCCGGTGATCCGCTACGGGTACGGGGCCTCCACGAACGCGAACACGGCGCCGCCGCTCCACGGCCCGCTCTGGGGCGGAAAGCTCGAGACCTTCACGCTCCCCGGCGAGACGTCCGAGCGGATCCGGTTCACGTACGACCTGGCGTCGGGGCGCGCGAGCCCGGTCCTCGCGGGCAAGGCGACGACCGTGACGTGGAAGCTCACGGCGACGCCCGCGACCGCGGAGCCCGCGAAGTCGGTCGAGGTGCTCGACCCGAGCGGCCTCCGGACGACGTACACGCTCGACGACAAGGGCCACGTCGCCAACGTCCTCCGCAAGGGCGTCGAGGTGAGCAAGGGCGGAGCGCCCGCGCTCGCCGATCTCAGCGAGTCGTACCTCTATCGCGACGATGGCCGCATCTCTTTCGCGACGCGCGCGGACGGGACGAAGATGGATTACGCGCCTCCGCCGGCCGGGCCTCAGCGCCTCGCCTACCGGATCCCGTCCGTCACCGAGATCGGGAAAGACCCGGACGGCTCGATCACGCGCGGGTTCGAGTACCAGGGCGACGGGCTCGTCGAGAAGATCACCGACCCCGAGGGCCGCACGATCACGCCGGGCGTGCCGGCGGCGGGGCTCAAGGTCGACTCGAAGACGAGCGATGGGCTGAAGAGCTCGACGACGTTCGACGACTTCGGCCGGCCGAAGACCTACGAGGGCGGCGCGGGCACGAAGGGGGAGACGACCTACCTCGACGACGCGCTCGGCGTCAAGGGCGGAGGGTTCCCGCTCGAGGTCGTCAAGGGAGACAAGCCCTCCGGCAAGTACGCCGGCGCCACGTTCGAGAGGGACGAGCGCGGCAACCCGACCGAGATTCGCGAGTCGTCGGGCGCGGTCACGAAGATCGACTACGACGAGTGGGACCGGCCCGTGCACGAGGACTTCGGCAGGGGAGGCGAGCAGGAAGCGCCGGGCGAGGTCTTCCGGGGCTTCGACACGGCCGGCCGCCTCAAGAAGGAGATCCGCACCCAGCTCAACGCCGGAAACGTGACGACGACGTGGGAGTACAACGACCGCGATCAGGTCACGGAGATCAAGCGCGACCACGTTGCCAGCGCCACGCCGTTCGCGGCGCCGGACGCCACGTCGACGACGAAGTTCACGTACGACGTGACGAGCGGGTTCCTCAAGTCCGTCTCGACCGACCAGGGGACGACGACGACCTACCGGTTCGAGAGCGCGGGGCGGCTCGCCGAGGTCACGCCGGACGGCTCGGGCGCGCGCCAGTTCGGGTACGACGAAATGGGCCGGCCGACGTACGTCTTCGACGGGGACAAGGGCACGTGGAACGGCAGTTACGACTCGTTCGGACGGCTGGCCGGCGAGACTCTGCCCACGGGCGGCATCGTCACGCGCACGTTCGACAACGCGGGGGGCCTCAAGACGGCGAAGCTCGCGGACGGCCTCGGAGCCGTCCTCTCGGAGATTCCCTCCGCCGAGGTGACGAGCTGGGGTGCGCTGAAGAACCTCGAGCGCCGGGTGACGGCGGGCACCTCGCTCCTCATGACGCGCGAGCTCGACGCCGAGGGGCGGCTCACGCTGCAGAAGTCGGACGACCGCAAGGACCTCGAGATGAGGTTCGAAGATGGCACTGACCGGCCCGCCTTCGTCGGCGACGCCGTGAACGGGCTCACGCTCGGCTACGGGAGCGCCGCGACCGCGTGGCCGAAGTCCCTGACGTACGGCGTCGCCGTGGACCCTTCGAAGGCCGCGGTGCCGACGGTGATCAGCACCCTGAAGCACGACACGCTGGGGCGCGTCGTCGAGGACCTGCGCGACGACGGCACACTCCGGACCGCGCGCTTCGACGAAGAGGGCCGCCCCGTCGAAACCACCGACGGTGCCTCGGCGACGCAGCTTCGCTGGGACTCGCGGGGAGCGCTCGTCCAGCTGATTCGTCCCGCCGGCCAGGGTGCGACCGGCCTCGGGTACGACCACGACGGGCGATTGACGGCGAAGAAGACGGATGCGGGCGGCGCGTCGTTCCAGTCGACATACGACTACTACGCGCCCGGGGGGAGTTACGCCGGCCTGCTCAGGACCTTCGCCCGGACGGACGGCCCGACGCTCACGGTAAAGGAGTACTACCCGGACGACATGGCGAAGACCGTGTCGCTGAGCGACGGATCCACCGCGAAGTTCGAGTACGACGACGCGAACCGCCTGACGAAGACGACTGTGAACGGCGGGTCTTCCGTGCCCGGCGGCGCTCTCTACGCGTGGGATGCCGCCTCGCGGATGCGGGGCGCGTCCCGCCTCATGCCGAACGGAATCGACGTCGACCCGTCGGCCGCCGTCGTCCCGGGCGCGTACGACTTCGCGGGGCGACCGCACTCCGAGACCGTCGGCTCGCGCCCCGCGCTCACGCGCGACTACGACCTTCTCGGCGGCGTCACGTCGCTGGGGCTGCCGCTCGGCGTTGGCGCCGCGCGCCCGTTCGGCTACACCCGCGCGTTCGAGCCCGTCACGCATCGCCTCGCATCGGTCACCGGCACCGGCGACGCGCCGCCGCCCGGCGGCGTCGCGCCGTCCCTCCTCGGCGCTTCGTGGGCATGGGTGGGCGACGACCGCGTCCTCGGAGTCACGTCCAACGGCCCGCTCCACGCCGCGCACCGCTTCGGGTACGTCGGCGGCCCGGGCGGACCGGACGGCTCCGTGCCCGGCGCCGCGAAGTGGAAGCTCGGCACGCTCACGGTCGGCACGGACCCGGGCGCGAAGAACCTCCTGCCGTTCGGCGATCCCCTCGCGCCGGGCTCGGCCCCGTGGGGCCAGTTCGCGTATGGCTACAATTCCTCCATCACGGGAGACGGCACGAAGCTCGGCCGCAGGGTGACGGGCGTGGGGCTTGCGGGCCTCCTGGCCGGGTCCCTGCTCTCGAACCTCGGCTACGCCTACGGGCTCGACGCGTCCAAGCGCCTCACGACGGCGTACGCCGGGCCGGGCAGCGTCACGGGCGCCGACGCGGCGGCCGCCATCGCCGCCTTCGAGCGCTTCAAATACGAGTACGGCTCGGCCGACCAGCTCCAGAAGGAAAACCCGCGAGGTCGATGGCCGCAGCGTCGGCTACGAAACCGGCGGCGACGGCCGGCCCGACTCGCGCCAGCTCGACGCGGGACCCAAGTCCTTCTTCCTCTACGACGCGCTCAAGCGCCGCACGGGCGACGACCGATTCACCTTCACCTGGCACTACGACGGCAAGATCGCAACGGCCGTCGTCATGGACTGCTGGCCCATCGAGCACGGCGAATCGCAGGGTCCCGCCTGCGCGGCGGGCTTCACGCGGCCGGCCCAGGCCGGCCACAAGCTCGTCTTCTCGTACGACGCCCTCTCGCGCCTCCTCACGCGCACCCACCTCGGAGTTCTCCCGTCCGGCGAGACCGACGACAGCAAGCGCCCCTTCATCGAAACCCGCGAGTACCTCTTCGACGGCAACACCCTCCTCGCGGAAGTCGCCAAGGCCCAGGACGGCGCCATCCGCTGGAGAAAGACCTACGTCCCCGGCGCCGACCTCCACGACCACGTCCAGGTCAGGGTCGAGACCTACGACGCCGCCCAGAACCTCGTCACCGACCGCCTCTACGCTTACATAAGAGACGAGCAGGGCACCGTCCTCGCGCTGGCGGACGAAGCCAGCGACCCGACGCACCCGTCCATCCCCATCCGCTACCTCTACACCCCGTACGGCAACGCGCACGCCGAGACAGGGCCGGAGCTTCGGAAGGGGAGCTACGGGTTCGGGATCACGAGCGTCAAGGACGCGAGTGCTGCGACGAAGACGCAGACGGCGACGGGGACGCTGCCCGGCGGCGTCCGGCTGAGCTTCGGGATCGACGTCGATGCGGGGACGTTCGGAGGGATTCTCTTAGAAAGAAAAGAAACGAATGGCACGTGGACGACACTCGGCGCAGGGGATGTCGCGCTGGGCAGGGCCCCCGATGCGGCGAACAGCGACGTCGACGTTCTGCCGCTGAATGGGTTTGCGTTCGCGACGAGCTACCGAATCCGGACGACGGCAGCTCTGAAGGACGTTCTTGGCAGAACGCTGGCTGACCCGAAAGTCCTCGAACTCCCGCAAACGCCGCCGGTCATCGCACCGGGCGACATCGGCGCGAGCAGCTACGAATACGTGAGGACGTTCGCAGTCGAGTACGACAGCCTCGAGGCCTTCTCGAACGACGCCAACGGCCTCTTCCCCGGCGGCCAGCCGATGGGGTTCCAAGGGCAGTACACGGATCCGGTACTGGGGTTCCTGCTCACGCCGAATCGCGTCTATGACGCGAGGAACGGGGTTTGGCTCTCCCAGGATCCCATGGAAGACCGCGACTCCCCGAACCTCTACGGCTTCGTCGGTGGAAGGCCACACGAGAAGACGGATCCGTTAGGGCTCAGGGCATTGAACCAGGCCGACAAGGACTACATCCGGCAGCTGAATGAGTTGAACCGCGAGCTTCGCGGCGAATACGCAAGGGCTGGAACCTTCCGTGGGGCGAAGATCTCTCAGAGCGAGTACGAACACGGTTTGGCTGACGTGACGGCCATGAGGGACACCTATATCAATGCGGTCTGGGATGCGGCCGATGGGCAAGCAATCAGGTCCGACGACGTCCCCATGTCGTTCTGGGACCCGCGAAAGATCACGAAGTACCGGCCCCAGCCGACCGAGGAGCAAATCGAGGAAGGGAATCGGTCGGCCTATAAGTGGGTCTTCTGGACGAACGTTGTGCCGAACCAGATTGCGATCTTCGCGTCGCCTCATGTCGTGAATGCGGGCCCGCGGATGGTCGAGCAGCAGCAGGCGTTGAGGCCCCCGGGCGAAATGCCGAAGCGGCGGCACTACATGGGTGACACGCCAGGAAAGGGCAGTGCTACTGGGCAGGAAGTGCTTGAGAGGATGGCGGCCGCAGGCCGCGTGAGGACCGGGCCGAGCGGTGGTATGGAGATTCAAGGGTCCGATGGCGCGTGGGTGCCGATCGAGCAGACGGACATGAGCCATATCGAAGGTGCGGTGACCTGGTGGAATCGGGAGGGCTACAGGTACGGGCCGCGCGCACCAGAAGTGCGCCAGTGGATGCGCGATCCGAACAACTATGAGCTGGAGCCGAGCGGGCCCAACCGGGCGCGCGGCGGACAAACGCGCGAACGCTATCGGCCTCCGGCACCTCTGCCCGGCGAGTCTGAGGAATGAGCGACACGCTGGACGATCGGATTCACTCGGAAGTGACGCGCCTCAGTGAACAGGGGAACGCGGCGAGTGAGGCCGGGGACTACGAGAAGAGCCTGGCGCTATTTCGGCAAGCGCTCAAGCTCCTACCGAAGCCGATTCAGCGGTGGGATGCCGGTGGTTGGCTGATGACAGCCATCGGCGATACCCATTTCCTAAAGGGCGACTACGCCGCTGCAGCAAGTGCGCTCAAGGAGGCGCTGGAGTTTCCGAAAACGCTTGGAAATCCCTTCGTGCATCTACGGCTCGGTGAGAGCGTGTACGAACTCGGGGAGAGTGCTCGAGCGGCTGACGAGCTCACGCGGGCCTACATGGGAGGGGGCGAGGAGCTTTTCGACGGTGAAGATCCAAAGTATTTTCGTTTCTTGAAGACCAAGATACGCACCGAGCTGCCGAAGTCGAAGCGATGATAAGTGGACGATCTCGCGCCCCGCGGCGCTCCGGCGGAAGTGGTGGAGGAGCCGGGCGCTCAGCAGCGCGCGTGCCCGTGGGCCCTTCCCCGGCCCTTCCCTGGGCACGGAGTGGATTGGGAGTGGATTGGGGTCAGGTCTCGATTTTCTATTATAATCTTCGTCAATGACTCGCCCACTCCGACTCGAGCATGCCGGCGCCGTCTGGCACGTGACTTCGCGCGGTAATGAGCGGAAAGAACTGTTCCGCGGCCAGGCGGATTGCGAGAGATTCATCTCAATTCTCGCTCGGACGGTGACGCTCTTTCAGTGGCGGCTGCATGCATACGTGCTGATGGGCAACCACTACCACCTTCTGCTCGAAACGCCCGCCCCGACACTCTCGCGCGGGATGCGCCAACTGAACGGCATCTACACCCAGGCCTTCAATCGCCGCCACCGCCGCGCCGGGCACCTTCTTCAGGGTCGTTTCAAGGCGATCCTCGTGGAAAAGGAGGCCCATCTCCTCGAGCTGTGTCGATACGTCGTGCTGAACCCCGTGCGAGCGGGTCTGGTGCGATCCGCTCGGGACTGGAAATGGAGCAGCTACCGGGCGACCTCGGCAGAAGAACCCGCGCCTGAATGGCTCGAAACCCGCTGGACGCTCCGCAACTTCGGTCGCGAGACGTCGCAGGCCGTGCGGCGCTACCGGAAGTTCGTCGCGGAGGGCGTCGGCGCAGCCGAGTCGCCATGGCAGGCCGTGCGAGCACAGGTCTACCTGGGCGGAGACGAATTCCTCGAGGAGGTGCGGCAGCGCCTGAAGGCACGCCCAATGGCGAAGGGGATCCCTCGCCGTCAGGTGGAACCGCTCGAGGTAGATCCCCTTGTGGCGGCGACGGCCGTGGCAAAAGTCCTTGGAAGCGGGCTCGAGGAGATGAAGCGGAGGCCGCGAGTTCTCATTCGAGAGCGGCGTCTTACGGCCTGGGCTCTCAAGAGCTTCGGGATGGTGCCGCTGGACGGAATCGGAAAGGCGCTTGGAGTGGGAGTCGCGCAGGCTTCGGCGCTGGCGGCCGCCGGGGACACCGAAACCCTCACCGCTTCGCTCCGTGACAGGATCGAGAAGGCGGTGAGGGAGTGAGAATAGAAAATTGAGACCTGACCCCGATACGATGACCGTTTTCAATCGGACATTCCCGTGATGCTGTCGCGAGGGCAGGCTATGACTCGGAGAGTCGGGCGAGTCTTGGAGAGTTCTTGCATGGGTTCTTTGTGGAGATGTGTGACTGGGAGACGGTCTCAGCGAAGCTGTTCGCGCGCGCGCGGATGTCCCCCAGCGAGGCGGACCCAGCTCGGCTTAGGGAGGCTCAAGAGCAGGCCCGAGCTGCATTGGGAGAGATCTTTCTAAGGTATTGCAGCAAGGTAGAGGCTCGACGCGGGCTTGCGTACTCCACACCGCCCGGCTACAACCCGCAAACCGAGGTCATTATCGAAGCCACCGAGCTAGGGAAGACGGTACGTGTGGTTACCGGCAGTGAGGGGCCGTTGATGAAGAGATTCGTCTATACGGTAGAGCGAACACAAGACGGATGGAGACTGTTGGATAACCGTAAGTGGATTGACTCTCAGGGCAAGGAACATCCGTGGAGTCTATGAGAGGGGATTCCCCTTCCGGGGTCGCGGGGGTCAAGTCTTGCAGCTACAGTGATCGCAGCGCTTGAACACGCGCTCGGGCGAATCGAAGCTCTGATCGACCGCCTCCGTCACGACGGCGCCGCCGCCCGCGGCACGTACTCGCGCATCTGGTGATAGAGCGGCGTCAGCGTCGCGATCGTGCAGGTGTTCGGACCGAGGTCGTACGTCGTCTCGAAGTCCTCGTAGCTGCGGGCGCGCCAGAGGCGGCCCTGCGGGTCGATGACGAGCGAGTGCCCCACGCCGCCGCGGAAGACGTG is drawn from Acidobacteriota bacterium and contains these coding sequences:
- a CDS encoding tetratricopeptide repeat protein, which codes for MSDTLDDRIHSEVTRLSEQGNAASEAGDYEKSLALFRQALKLLPKPIQRWDAGGWLMTAIGDTHFLKGDYAAAASALKEALEFPKTLGNPFVHLRLGESVYELGESARAADELTRAYMGGGEELFDGEDPKYFRFLKTKIRTELPKSKR
- a CDS encoding transposase; amino-acid sequence: MTRPLRLEHAGAVWHVTSRGNERKELFRGQADCERFISILARTVTLFQWRLHAYVLMGNHYHLLLETPAPTLSRGMRQLNGIYTQAFNRRHRRAGHLLQGRFKAILVEKEAHLLELCRYVVLNPVRAGLVRSARDWKWSSYRATSAEEPAPEWLETRWTLRNFGRETSQAVRRYRKFVAEGVGAAESPWQAVRAQVYLGGDEFLEEVRQRLKARPMAKGIPRRQVEPLEVDPLVAATAVAKVLGSGLEEMKRRPRVLIRERRLTAWALKSFGMVPLDGIGKALGVGVAQASALAAAGDTETLTASLRDRIEKAVRE